The following proteins are co-located in the bacterium genome:
- a CDS encoding nuclear transport factor 2 family protein — protein MTPDEKAVFDALEALIDAVYRNDTRAYRELVDEDVSSFESDIAPYRIDSIDFHINLMSQRALANRTNIRTDILTPRIQLYGEFAIIAYSLLVTQSDDGKVGFQTFNETRVFAKQDNKWRMVHLHRSPGVETYEA, from the coding sequence ATGACGCCTGACGAAAAAGCTGTTTTTGACGCACTTGAAGCGCTAATTGATGCGGTTTATCGGAATGATACGCGAGCTTACCGCGAACTCGTAGATGAAGATGTCTCATCATTCGAATCGGATATCGCACCCTATCGCATCGATTCCATTGATTTTCACATTAACCTCATGTCTCAGCGTGCCCTTGCTAACCGAACAAATATTCGAACTGATATTCTCACCCCCCGTATCCAACTCTACGGAGAATTCGCAATAATCGCCTATTCCTTGCTTGTCACTCAAAGTGATGACGGAAAAGTCGGGTTTCAAACCTTCAATGAAACCCGTGTTTTTGCAAAACAAGACAATAAATGGCGGATGGTACACCTCCATCGCTCTCCCGGAGTAGAAACTTACGAAGCATAA